TATTCCAATGACTTCTTATGTAAAAGTTGATGGCAATTTAATTACAGGTCAAAATCCATTTAGTTCTAAAGAAATGGCAAAAGTAGTAATGGCAGAAATACTAAAACAAGTGAAGTAAAAACAATGCAAGTAATACTAGGAGCAAACGGACAAATTGGTGAAGAAGTAGCCAGAGAACTAAAACGAAACCATACTTCAGACATTCGTATTGTAGGCAGAAAGCCAACAAAAATAAATGATACAGACACTATTTTTGCTGCCGATTTAAGCATTAAAGCACAAGCCATTGAAGCAATAAAAGGTTGCGACATTGCTTATTTTACTTTAGGATTACCAATAAATACTGATTTATGGGAAGCACAATTTCCGTTAATACTACAAAATGTAATAGACGCTTGCAAAATCAATAAAACAAAATTAGTCTATTTCGATAATACTTATATGTATCCACAGAATGATAAAATACTAACAGAAGCTACTGCATTTGCACCAGTTGGCAGAAAAGGAAAAGTAAGAGCAAAAATGACACAATTATTGTTAAACGAAATGCAAGCTGGAAATATAGAAGCAGTCATTTGTAGAGCACCAGAATTTTACGGACCAGCAAAAACACAAAGCATCACCAATACATTAATCTTTAATAATATAAAAAACAATAAAAAATTAAAAGTACCATTAAGCGATAAAAAATTACGCAGTTTAATTTGGACACCAGATGCTAGTAGAGCAACAGCTTTAATTGGCAACACACCAAGTGCGTATAATCAAACATGGCATTTACCAATAGATAACAATCGATTGACTTATAAACAATTTATAGATTTAGTATCAAAAGCATATGATAAAAAATTAAGTTATATAATAATACCAAAATTTGTATTTAAAATAGGAGCAATGTTTAATCA
Above is a genomic segment from Chitinophagales bacterium containing:
- a CDS encoding NAD-dependent epimerase/dehydratase family protein, coding for MQVILGANGQIGEEVARELKRNHTSDIRIVGRKPTKINDTDTIFAADLSIKAQAIEAIKGCDIAYFTLGLPINTDLWEAQFPLILQNVIDACKINKTKLVYFDNTYMYPQNDKILTEATAFAPVGRKGKVRAKMTQLLLNEMQAGNIEAVICRAPEFYGPAKTQSITNTLIFNNIKNNKKLKVPLSDKKLRSLIWTPDASRATALIGNTPSAYNQTWHLPIDNNRLTYKQFIDLVSKAYDKKLSYIIIPKFVFKIGAMFNHKTKELLELLPRYEHNNIFDDTKFRKQFPNFVVTTYKEGVQQIRDEQLL